ACCAAATCGGAAAGTGATGTCAATAAACTATTAAGCTGTCAGAATCAGTCGAAACAAGGTGCTTTACTAAATGCAAAATCAGAGATTTGTCTCAAAACCATTTCCACACATCACTATCAAGCAACAACTGccagtaacaacaacaattgtttAATAATTTCTCAAAAACACCCATCACAATCATCTGCAAACATGTTAAGTGGTGCACGATCACATCGCGATTTAACCCAATCATCCTATGTTGCAACAATGAATAATGTCGATGGAGGAGCCCACTGCCCCGGTGGCAGTGGTCCTTCTCGTCGACGCATGAGTGAAGGAAATTATATTAGAACACAACGTACAAACTCAATGTCTACAAGTGAGATGACATCATCATCCATAGGTGCCGGATCTCTAGGTGGTCATACAGTCGCTCCTGTCGATCCCAACAGCATATTACGCATTCCCATTATTGGTTATGAGGTAATGGAGGAAAGGGCTCGCTTCACGGTCTACAAATTACGCGTTGAAAATCCAAATACCAATGATTGTTGGCTGGTCATGCGTCGCTACACCGATTTCGTTCGTCTCAATACGAAATTGAAGCAATCCTTTCCACATTTGGTGTTAAACTTACCGCGTAAAAAGATTTTTGGTGACAATTTCAATTCGGTGTTTCTCGATAATCGCATACAAGGATTGCAAATGTTTGTCAATTCGATAATGAGTAAAGAGGAATTGAGAAAGTGCCAGCTGGTACGAGAGTTTTTCTGCTTGGATGAACCACCATCGTATTCCGAATCCATGGAAGAATGTAGGGTAAGTACATGATGAGGGGGTGAATTATGCTAGTTGTTCGCATACGAGGTAATGAGAAGTTATATTGGGAATTGTGAGACAAAACTTCCTTTTCAATTGCCAGCATAGCCATATGATGTCCCACATCGGTTCATCTTTCCGGAGCAATCGCACTGCAGTTATAGAAATGGAACTATTtcataatttataaaatttagctgaaatttaagcCGAAGAGTTGCAATCATATTGAACGAAATCATGCTCAATAACTAATCATGGCACTAATCACTACTCACGAGACGCTCATGGCtcaaaaaacacttaaaaatcACGATacccccggcacgggatagctgtgagcacctcacaggctggaacattgaggtccgatcggtgtggtgttcattgctgtcacgaaaagcttagctgcgaactaccgggcgcatccacggGTTacagatagtggaatgttccatacggGGAAGCTGCAACGGCGGTTGCcttgtatcgagcatcatagacactaaGTATGTAAACATGAGCCGATgacacccggcctctcactgtga
The genomic region above belongs to Stomoxys calcitrans chromosome 5, idStoCalc2.1, whole genome shotgun sequence and contains:
- the LOC106085268 gene encoding uncharacterized protein LOC106085268 — its product is MSLRAIKKRDNQLPSPVVGSAANSRTSLFRKLSKAAKGNQQQLQQTALVSSGNGSKKHCGLSLQTSLRQQHKLLGRLTSSNPEFGEQTDTLRRLEAARLVRTKSESDVNKLLSCQNQSKQGALLNAKSEICLKTISTHHYQATTASNNNNCLIISQKHPSQSSANMLSGARSHRDLTQSSYVATMNNVDGGAHCPGGSGPSRRRMSEGNYIRTQRTNSMSTSEMTSSSIGAGSLGGHTVAPVDPNSILRIPIIGYEVMEERARFTVYKLRVENPNTNDCWLVMRRYTDFVRLNTKLKQSFPHLVLNLPRKKIFGDNFNSVFLDNRIQGLQMFVNSIMSKEELRKCQLVREFFCLDEPPSYSESMEECRAIFEAQEETIAHLKMQINNKNDLILQLQQKLRDVLQETEQLKDMLKSVNINTTNGNA